The window AAATTATTTATCTTTTCTATGATCCAGCATTTCTGGCCCCTTGATAATCCATTGTTGCTTGTATCATGTATTGAAGTTACTGGCATGTTGTGAGAACATACACTGAATAGTGCACTTTGCAGGGGATTCCTGTGGCTCCTCTGTGGGATTCATTCAGGGGTCAGTTTGTTGGCCTTCTGAGCCCACTGGATTTTATACTTATATTGAGAGAGGTAATCTGTTTCAGCATTTACTCTTTTTTCTTAGCTTTTGTTGTATTATTTGACCCGGTTGATAGTTGCTTTACTTGTGTGATGTGTCATTCATGTACTCTGTAGTAGAGGCAAAATGTCCTGGATGTGTACTTCACTAGTAGTACATTGTTGTGGGTGGTGCCATACTGTTTATTCGAACAATCTTCCACTATGACAGTTTAATAACTTTGCGAATCAAGGCACTTGCTTCGAACAGAATTCTTCAGGTGTTATTACCGTCTTTGCGGAGGTAGTTGTGAATGGTCAATTTTCATGTGCCTTTTTAGTTGCTAGTCCACTGATGCTGTTCCCTAGGCCTGCTGGCCAGGGAATCCGTGTTTGTGGGTGATAGTTTTGCACACTATGTTTTTATTGCAACACCCTGTGTGCCAATGAACATCCATTCCTCTTGTTTTATTTACTTGATAAATTATAGTTTCTTATCATGTATTTTTTTTCCAGAAATAACCTGTATTACGTATTTTGCAAAATTATTTTGTAACATCTTGTTTTTGTTGCAGCTGGAAACGCATGGCTCAAACCTGACAGAGGAACAGCTTGAAACACACACTATATCTGCGTGGAAAGAGGCTAAGCGGCAAACTTATGGAAGAAATGATGGACAACTTAGATCAAATCAGCATCTAGTGCATGTAAGTTGGTACCAACATCTGGCTGAGAATTGGATTGCAGTTTTCTGTGCAGTTTGGGTTCAGTCTTATTGGTACTGACGTTTCATCTCTGAGTTTGGTTTGACAGACTTATTGGAACTGGTTTGACCAATTATGCTTGGCTTCATGGAATTGATAACCTTTGCATGCCTATTGTATAAAAATGAAATCATACCTTTTGATTTAATTTCATTTGGCGAGTCGTAGTTGGAAGTAGTCACTGAGAAGCGAGAACCCCTTTTGCCACCCACCATTTAGCACACACATTTAAATTTTAACCTTCGTTTAAAACTGTCCTTGTGAGCTTTGTGACCCATTTGCTCGAGTAAGTGTTTTAAGGcagagcttgtccctcaaatggatgtatgtagcaccaaattagttctagatacattcatttgaagATAAGCTTGCGACAAGTTTTTTTGGACGGAGGAAGTATTTAGTTACATTATGATTTATGTGGCAATGCACTAACACTGGAGTTCCTGTTGTCTAGGCCACCCCTTATGAATCCTTGAGGGGTATTGCCATGAAAATACTCGAAACTGGTATTTCTACAGTACCAATCATCTATTCATCGTCATCAGATGGATCGTTTCCGCAGCTGTTGCATCTTGCATCCCTTTCAGGAATTTTGAAATGTAAGTATTTGGcatctttatgatgagtgggacttTAATATGCTATAAGGAGCTTTATTGTGAGATTGCTTAGCAGCATATATTCTTTTCAGGTATCTGTAGATACTTTAAGAACTCCACTGGTAGTTTGCCGATTCTAAACCAACCAGTATGCTCAATTCCGCTGGGTACATGGGTTCCAAAAATTGGTGAACCAAATGGTCATCCATTGGCTATGTTGCGGCCTAATACATCTCTTAGCTCTGCCCTTAACTTGTTGGTTCAAGGTATGTTCTCTGTTCTCTTTGCTGCAACCATACCCATACATACCTATGCTTGGGAAATGCAATACAAAACAAAGGTGCTCTTGCTTGTATCTCCAAATTCTAAGGCAGCTCTTGTGTTATTGAGGTTTAACACAATCCAGCTGATATTCCATATGACGTGAAACTACTGTCTGTATCAATTATGCATCACTGATCCCTTACATTCTGTACATGCAGCTGGAGTTAGTTCAATACCCATTGTGGATGATAATGACTCGCTGATCGACACATACTCCAGAAGGTATACCATGCTGACACATGCAGACATACTTCATTCTTTGGGTTGCATTGTTTGCCACTACCTCTGtaactaaatataagacgtttttgcagttcaataTTTATTTACAGAGGTAGTATGTTGCAGTTTTGCTGGTGACTTATGTATTGTGTTTCCTCCATTATGCAGTGACATCACAGCTCTAGCAAAAGACAAGGTCTACACCCATATTCGCCTAGATGAGATGACCATTCATCAGGTATGCTATAGTAGATATTAATGCCTATCTCATTCTCAACCAAGTTTTAGACTGAAACTTATACTTGAGTTTATTTGTCCAACGACTTTAGCTTCTGCTATGTGAAACTTGTTTATATTAAGAGTTGATATTTTGGGAATGAACAAAAATGTAGGCATAGTGAAGTTCTTCCTTTTGGAATTACAGTTACCTTACTGTTTTCTCTATCTGAATTGAAATCTGGATTGATATCCAAACTACCAAACTGTGCATACCATATAAAATTTAAAAATACTACCTTGTGGATATGATAACTGATTCTGGAATTCATTAGTGAAGCAAGGCCTCATTAGTTTGTAGCCCCAGAGGCAGGCAGTGATAAGTGCCCCTTTGTTTGGAGCCACGTATAGATGCTCCTTTGTCCAAGTACATATTTTCCTTTTGTCGTTTCACTTGGTCAGTTGATGCCACATATCCTATCAGTGCTTGTGAAATTTAAAACTGCAGCTGATGCTGCAGCGAACAGTGAAAAAACATACGTGAAGGGGAGAGCTGGTTGTTCCATAGTGCTATATAATTTCAAACATCGTTTCTCATGAGTTATGCATCTGTAAATCTGTTACCCGTCCAGATTTCATGGCTGCAGTATGAACACTTTCTTGTGTGGCCAGGCCTTGCAACTTGGGCAAGACGCGAATTCACCTTTTGGACTTTTCAACGGTCAAAGATGCCAGATGTGTCTTCGGTCTGACCCTTTGCTGAAGGTTATGGAGAGATTGGCTAATCCTGGTAAGTATTTTTCTATTGGTGTACCTGCACGAGTATTAATAATTGTTTGCTCCGTCGATTCACCGGATTCTCGTGTGCCTGTCATGACCAGGGGTGCGTCGCGTGTTCATCGTGGAGGCTGGCAGCAAGCGAGTGGAAGGCGTAATATCGCTGAGCGACATATTCAAGTTGCTGCTGAGCTAGCGAGAGCCCTGTTTCCGTTGGTTCCCGGGCAAGTGGTGCCAGAAGAGCTAGCATGCAAGAAAGAGATTGTGGAGCCAACATGGAGTTCTCTCTCTGGCTTGCTCTTGGACAAGAGAGTAGCAAAACAGATTGTAAAGTTTTTTTCCTTTGGTTGTgccaacccaacccaacccaacccaacccTCACCGTCCGTCTGTCTGTCTGTCGTAACCGAAACTACCTGGTGACTTTTTTCTCTTTAAATTTTATTGGATTGATTCCGCTGCTTGGCGAGATTAGTCTCCAAGGAGCCAGAGAATGGTCGTCTGTCTGTCTGCGTTGGTCGGTGTCGTTGGTCCGTTCTGTGCCTAGTTTACTAGAGAGAGGGACCCGTTCCTTGTTTCGGCATGAAAGAGGAGAGGGGGAAGATGATGGTGGTCCGGTTCAAGTGTGACCATGTGTTGTTTTTGCTCAACATTGGCAGCCATGCAACCATGGAAGAAGGAAGGATTTAGAGGAAAAATCAATCAATCGAGCATGAGTCAAGAGTCATGTGTGGCCCGGGTGGAGTCAGTGGGGTGTACAATTGCAAACCTCATTTTATGTTGAACTGCCATTCTGGACTCATTTTGCTTTCTCTCTCTGGCTGTAGAAACTTCACCCATTGTATATTCTCTCCTAGTGGCGCAGctgctatccatccatccatcctcttGAGTTATCTGCCTTCCCTGGCTGGCCTGATGGAGAGCATACCAGCAGTCAGTTTGCTGAATAAGATGCTGTCTTCTCCATTGCGAAAtcgtatccatccatccatcctcttGAGTTATCTGCCTTCCCTGGCTGGCCCGACGGGAAGAAACTATACCAAAACTCAGTTTACCgagtctttttttttcctttttctgttgtgAAAATCGACTGTCTGCTATTTGTTGGAGAGAGTTTATGGGCATTGGAAAATTTTCTGCCATAACAGTAAAACTGGTTATATTATTTTTGGCCTTCTTCCTTTTTACCCATATATTGAAACAAAGTGGTGGTAGGGGATCACACACGGGGAGTTCCTAGGTAGTTAACCTAGGTTCGGGTCCTCATCATAGAGGTAATACTCTACTCCTGCTTTGTATTTGATTGATGGAGGGAAACGTCTCGTATATGAAAATAATACTATGGGGACTAGGGTGATCCCCTTATGAAGGAAGGCGAGACCTAGGGTTACATGACCGGCGGCCTCCTGTTCGTCCGCCTGGCCGTCTTCTCTTCTTTCCCTTGTTCTCGCGGCCGCCTCCTTGTCCTCGGCTGCCGGTGTCCACCAATAGCTAACGGGGAACAACAATGTCATGTCGCCGGAGACGACCAGAAAACTGTGATCCCCGGCCGGACGGCTAGGTTTGACTAGGGTGGCGGCGACCAGGCACCAGGGAGCGAACTCCTTTTCTTTTTCTGAGATTTCTTATATCAAATTATGGATGGTTGTCGCTTCATGTAGTGAAATGAGTCAATTTATATTACTCCATACATGTTCAAGTAATCACTGTGACTGCGTGAAAGAATAAATTTCAATTCAGTTACTGAGATGGATCTCCTTTAGCTCACCAAAGAGCTGACAAGTATGTTGGAGTTCCCGGTCAAGTCTGTTCTTCTCTGTAAACACAAGATGGGATTTTGAAAATGTATTGCCGGCGCGAAAGTATGACATCAAATACTTCACCGAAACATTCTTTTCTACTCGTTGAAAAAAAATTAGTCTCGCTCTGCAACACAACTGAGATGGACCATGTTGTTCTGCAACACAACTTCGAAGATCACAAATATATTCCCCGCGCACTTTTTGGAGGTTACTATATATGCTAGTTGGAGtatataaaaaaaatgaaaaacacaaCAGCACCGAACTGGCTATTAGTTTTTTTTCTTGCGGGGTCGAACCGGCTATTAGTTAAGCGTTGAAGAAGCGAGTTGCTTATAAGAAAGAAAAGGCGATTATATTATAGATAAAATCCCCACTCACACAAgagaaaccatctctttatttattCTCCACAGGTAATAAATCACTGCTACAAATCCGTAGATAAACTAATTGAGACCGCCGAGCTTGTATTTTCAGGGTCTCCATGAATCTCTTCCCTTGGCTGAAATGTTATGTTCAGTCGAAAGAAAGACCGAAATCCTTGGCCTTGAATTTCCCATATCTTGCCGGTCGCTCGTCATCCAGCAAACCAGGCGCTGGCTCCAGCACCGTCTCTCCATCCACAGCATAAAACACGGCCAGTGAAAGCCTCTCTCTCTCGGCGTTCGTCACCACCCTGTGGACCGGGCTCCTGAAGATCCCGTTGCACATTATCTGCGTCGAATATATATTTGCATACGTGTCAACGAAGCATCAGCATTCAGGAAACACTAGGATATATGTTGTACACTCATGATTTGTTGTAGATTAttcaagagagatagagagagagagcaagTGCTTAATTAGCTTCATACCTCCATGCAGTCAGCCAAGTTGATCACCAACGAGTAAGGCTTGGCCGGAACATTGTACCATCTCCCATCTCTCTCAACTTGCAAGCCACCGACGTCGTGGTCGACAAAAAGGATGGTAAGGAGACCAGCATCAGAGTGAGGCCTCATGCCCAGTACTAGGTCAGGTCTCGGACACGGAGGGTAGTAGTTGAACCTAGCAAACCCGGGATCCTTGCTTGATATTTGGTTGAGGAAGTAATCCTCATCAAGGTCCAGGAGCTTGGCGATCGATCGAAAGACGAGGTCTCTTATTCTCTTGGTTCTTGATGCGTACTCAAGAAGCACATCCCTGCATGTAGAAAGACTCTAGAATGAATAGTTCAGTCAATCAAAGCTTTTGATTCCTTTATTCAGTTATAAATTGTGTCTGAGTATCCTTTTCTTGTAGTGCATTTCTGAATTTTTCACCGTGTTTTCCTTCATTGGCAACTAAGCTAATACAGTAGTAGTATTAGAAATGTGAAACATCACTTGAATGGCGATTATAACCTGAAAGATTTCGGGTGAGCGGGCCACTTGGTGAAATTCCTCTCATCTTCTGGCTCCACCCTCAGATGCAGCCGGTCGTTCCAGCTGAGGCCCTCGGCCTGGTTTACCACCTCGTCATTTCCATAGCCTTCCACCTCAGAGTGCTTGCCGCCGCCGTCTATCAAGTTGCTGCATTTCTGCTTCTCTTCGGACGGTTGCCGGAAGAATTCCCTCGACGCGCTCATCATGGCATCCATGAGAGACTCCTCGATTCCATGGTTGGTCACCTGGATATCAAAGTGTTGAACAATTTCAGCAACAGCTCAATAACTTTAGAAATTACTACTACTAATCTGGTTGCTTCTTCATCGCCATGGTGACGACATCCAGCTGGGCGGAGGCGGCCCACTGCGGGGGGTAGGGTTCGGATCTGGTCTCGCCGGAAGTGGAGGTGACGAGGGCATCTGGGAGatcaaggcggcggcggctgcgcgcCTAGCCGGCAGCGTCTGCGTGGTGTTAAAATAATTTAATCGAGATTCACCATGAAGAGGCCCCAGGTCTGTAGAGCCGCCCGGAGCTTGTcggcctcgtcggcggcggcggccgtagtCAGCCGGCTAAGATCGATGAGAGGGATGGGCTCCGGCATCTCATCAGCGGCCAGCAGGCCTTGAT is drawn from Triticum dicoccoides isolate Atlit2015 ecotype Zavitan chromosome 4A, WEW_v2.0, whole genome shotgun sequence and contains these coding sequences:
- the LOC119287286 gene encoding sucrose nonfermenting 4-like protein isoform X1, with translation MFSHGADPAHDASAAGGGVGVSAGGPLVHTRFVWPHGGKRVFLSGSFTRWSEHLPMSPVEGCPTVFQAICSLPPGIYQYKFNVDGQWRHDEGQPTITGEYGVVNTLYLTREFDHINTVLSPTTPGSRMDVDNDSFQRMGSLSDGALQEGSPRISEAAIQISRCRVAEYLNAHTGYDLLPDSGKVIALDINLPVKQSFHILHEQGIPVAPLWDSFRGQFVGLLSPLDFILILRELETHGSNLTEEQLETHTISAWKEAKRQTYGRNDGQLRSNQHLVHATPYESLRGIAMKILETGISTVPIIYSSSSDGSFPQLLHLASLSGILKCICRYFKNSTGSLPILNQPVCSIPLGTWVPKIGEPNGHPLAMLRPNTSLSSALNLLVQAGVSSIPIVDDNDSLIDTYSRSDITALAKDKVYTHIRLDEMTIHQALQLGQDANSPFGLFNGQRCQMCLRSDPLLKVMERLANPGVRRVFIVEAGSKRVEGVISLSDIFKLLLS
- the LOC119287287 gene encoding protein SRG1-like; translated protein: MVRTTVQELAAAVEEPPRQYVVAHEQDQGLLAADEMPEPIPLIDLSRLTTAAAADEADKLRAALQTWGLFMVTNHGIEESLMDAMMSASREFFRQPSEEKQKCSNLIDGGGKHSEVEGYGNDEVVNQAEGLSWNDRLHLRVEPEDERNFTKWPAHPKSFRDVLLEYASRTKRIRDLVFRSIAKLLDLDEDYFLNQISSKDPGFARFNYYPPCPRPDLVLGMRPHSDAGLLTILFVDHDVGGLQVERDGRWYNVPAKPYSLVINLADCMEIMCNGIFRSPVHRVVTNAERERLSLAVFYAVDGETVLEPAPGLLDDERPARYGKFKAKDFGLSFD
- the LOC119287286 gene encoding sucrose nonfermenting 4-like protein isoform X2, with the translated sequence MFSHGADPAHDASAAGGGVGVSAGGPLVHTRFVWPHGGKRVFLSGSFTRWSEHLPMSPVEGCPTVFQAICSLPPGIYQYKFNVDGQWRHDEGQPTITGEYGVVNTLYLTREFDHINTVLSPTTPGSRMDVDNDSFQRMGSLSDGALQEGSPRISEAAIQISRCRVAEYLNAHTGYDLLPDSGKVIALDINLPVKQSFHILHEQGIPVAPLWDSFRGQFVGLLSPLDFILILRELETHGSNLTEEQLETHTISAWKEAKRQTYGRNDGQLRSNQHLVHATPYESLRGIAMKILETGISTVPIIYSSSSDGSFPQLLHLASLSGILKCICRYFKNSTGSLPILNQPVCSIPLGTWVPKIGEPNGHPLAMLRPNTSLSSALNLLVQAGVSSIPIVDDNDSLIDTYSRSDITALAKDKVYTHIRLDEMTIHQALQLGQDANSPFGLFNGQRCQMCLRSDPLLKVMERLANPGVRRVFIVEAGSKRVEGVISLSDIFKLLLS